In Apium graveolens cultivar Ventura chromosome 10, ASM990537v1, whole genome shotgun sequence, the following are encoded in one genomic region:
- the LOC141691622 gene encoding DUF724 domain-containing protein 6-like: MAELTANQVLISRGSWVEVSLDHPRFSKSWYKATVLRLCTQKIQVKLQNLSDPDTNGPLIRFVDLERVRPIPPPDHPGVRFFEGMKVNVKEDGGWWEALILTVHDSIEKFTVFMESNWTIRQFSGSELRMHWVWDDNWVLPTQHQE, from the coding sequence ATGGCGGAATTAACAGCAAACCAGGTACTGATCAGTAGAGGATCATGGGTGGAGGTCTCCTTAGACCATCCCCGTTTTAGTAAATCCTGGTACAAAGCCACAGTTCTCCGTCTGTGTACACAAAAAATACAAGTCAAATTACAGAACCTCTCCGATCCTGACACGAATGGACCACTTATACGATTTGTAGATCTGGAAAGGGTTCGGCCCATTCCTCCACCAGATCACCCAGGAGTCAGGTTCTTTGAAGGAATGAAAGTCAATGTTAAAGAAGATGGCGGGTGGTGGGAAGCTCTTATATTAACTGTGCACGACTCCATTGAAAAATTCACTGTATTTATGGAATCAAATTGGACAATAAGACAATTTTCTGGGTCTGAGCTTAGGATGCACTGGGTATGGGATGACAACTGGGTCCTACCTACACAACATCAAGAGTAA